A stretch of DNA from Candidatus Methylomirabilota bacterium:
GCTCGTCGACGGCGGTGTGCCGCTCGGCGGCGAGGTGTCCCAGGAGATCCTCGAGGCGATTTTCCGCAAGGTGTCTCCCGTCCACGATGGCGCCGCGATCGTCCAGGGCGAACGAATCAGTCGGGTCGCGGTCATCCTTCCCTTGACGCAACGCCGGGATGTCCCGCGGGGGTACGGGACACGGCACCGGGCCGCCTTGGGACTGGCCGAGCGCTGTGACGCAATCGTGATCGTCGTGTCCGAGGAACGCGGTACGGTGAGCCTGGCCCATGGCGGCGAGATCGCGACGATCCAGTCGCCCGAGGAGCTGGCCCAGCGCGTGCGCGAGCTGCGCGCCCCGCCGACGGCCGCGACCGGCACGCGATGGCGGCGACTCCTCCTCGCCGACTACCGCCTCAAGGCCGTCGCCTTCGGCCTGGCGGGAGTGCTGTGGACCGCGTCGTTCCTGTTGGGCGGGACTTCTATTCGCTCGGTCACGGCCGGCGTCGAGTTCCGTAACGTCCCGGCCGATCTGGAAATCGCCCAGTTGTCGGTGCAGGTCGTCCAGGTCCAGCTCCGCGGCAGCCCCTGGGTTCTGGAGTCCTTCGGCATGACGCCCCTCGTGGCTCGGTTTGACCTCGCCGGTACGCGAGAGGGCACTCTGACTCTCCGGGTGCAGCCCGGCACGCTCGGTCTGCCCCCCGGACTCGAGATCCAGCGGGTCTTCCCCCCAACCGTCACGATTCAGCTCGTTCCTCGCCGGGCGCCGCTGAGACGATGAGCACGGACCGCTACGATGCGCGCCACACGACCCCGTGGAACGACCACGGCAAGCGCCCAGGAGCGCCGTCGACTGCAGGATTTGCGGTCGCAGATGGCGGTGCGGGCGCCACGACCGTGCAATCCGCAACCGGCACGCGCGAGTAGCGCGTTTGGTACGCCCGGTGCTTGCCTGATCTCTGGTGGTGGCACTGGCGGTGGGGCGAGGATGGGCTCGTCGCGGTTCCCAGGGCACGTTCCCGCCGGAGTGCCGGGGTGCTACAGTGCGGGGGATGAGGAAGTGCCGCTGCCGAACCTGCTTTCCGCCCCACGGGCCCTGGGGCGGTTCCCGGGAGGCGGTCTAGTGTGTCCGAGTAATCCGACGCCGACCACCAAGCGCGTGGTGCATCGAGAGGCGCTCCGCGCGGCGGCTGTGCCGCCGCCACCGAGGGGGGGCATCGGGGGGGTCTTCCGAGACCCCCCCGAAAAGACCTAGCCCATGCTTCGCCCGGCTCCGGCTCGCTCGCTCCTGGGATATGTCCCACTTCGCCTGGCCGCGTCGGTCTTTCTGCTCTTCGCCTTGCTCCTGGCGGCCGCCGTCGTGGTGGGCATTCAATTCGAACGGTATTCCCTTTTGAGTTCCGGCGCCATTCCGTCGCCCGAGGGACTCCCTGGCGGCCTCACATGGAAAGATGCGCTGAAGATTGTGGCGATCCTCCTCACGCTCGCCGCCGCCGCCATCCTGCTGTTCACCACATTCCAGAACTACCGGTCGACCACCCAGACGTTTGAGCGCGTCAAGACGCTCATGCGGAATGTGCTGGAAAGCATCCCGACCGGCGTGTTGACGCTGGATTCAGACGGCGCGCTCACCTCGCTCAATAGCGCCGCCGAACGCTTGCTCGGGGTCCGGGCCTCGATGGTCGTCGGCCGCCCCCTGGAAGACGCGCTCCAGCACACGACGGAACTCGCCGCCTGGGTTCGCGCGGCACTCAGCGGACGGGGACTGTTCCAGGAGAGTGATCTGTCTGTGTCCGGTGCCGAGAGTCGCCGGCTGACGCTGCGCGTGTCGGCGGCTGAGCTCCGTAACGAATCGAATCGGTTCGACGGGCTGGTCGTTCTCCTCCGCGACGTCACCGAGGTCAGCCGGCTGGAGCTTCAGCTCCGGCGAGCGGACAAGCTCGCCGCACTCGGCACGCTGGCCGCCGGCGTCGCCCACGAAGTGAAGAATCCGCTTCATGCCCTCGGCCTCAATCTCCACCTGCTCGTCCAAGAGCTCGGCGCGCCCCAGCCGTCCAAAGTGGAGCTCGAGGATTATCTTGGGATTCTTCGCGCGGAGATCGAGCGCATTCACCAGATCGTGGAGAACTTCCTCCGTTTTTCGAAGCCCTCGATCCCGGAAGTGAAGCCGCTCGATCTCAATGCGCTCGTCGAGCGGGTACTCAGTCTCGTCGGGTTCGAAGCGGCGGGGCACCGGGTCGGGATCCAGACCGAGTTTGACCCCGAGCTCGATACGATCGCGGGTGACGAAGGCCAGCTGGCCCAGGTCGTCCTCAATCTCGTGATCAACGCCATGCAAGCTATGCCGACCGGCGGGAACCTGACGCTCACGACTCGGCGCGACAACGGCTGGGGGGAACTCACGGTGAGAGATACGGGTGAAGGCATCCCGCACGACGTCGTTCCGCAGATCTTCGACCCGTACTTCACCACCCGGCAGGGCGGCTCCGGGCTTGGGCTGGCGATTGCCCACCGTATCGTCGAGGGCCACAACGGCACCATTGACGTCGAGAGCAAGGCTGGCCTGGGTACGACCATGGTCGTCCGCCTCCCGCTGGCCGGTCGGCCTATGCAGGCCGCGAGGAGCGCCTGATGCGAGGCCGCATTCTGATCGTCGACGACGAGTTGAACATTCGGACCGCGCTGGCAAAGATCCTCGAGAAGGCTGGCCACACGGTCATGACGGGAGAGAGCGGCGAACGGGCGCTCAGTCTACTCCACGAAATGTCGTTTGACGTGATTCTCACCGACCTCAAGATGGTGGGCACGGGAGGCCTGGATGTTCTGCGTGCCGTCAAGCAGGGACAGCCGGAGGCCGAGGTGATCCTGTTGACGGCGTTCGGCACGATCGACAGTGCCGTCGAAGCGATGAAGATCGGGGCGTACGACTATCTGACCAAACCGACCGACCCCGACCGGCTCGTCCACGTCCTGGCGAAGGCACTCGAGCACAAGGCGCTGCGCGAGGAAGTCCGGCAATTGCGCGAGCGCGCGGCAGTGCGTGAGGCGTTCGAACACATCGTGGGACGAAGTCTCCGGATGTGCGAGGTCTACGAACGGGTCCGCCAGGTCGCATCGACGACCGCGACCGTGCTCATCAGCGGCGAGTCCGGGACCGGCAAGGAGCTGGTGGCCCGGGCCATTCACAATCGCAGCGCCCGAAAAAGCGGCCCCTTCGTCACGCTGAACTGCGGCGCGCTGCCGGAGACCCTGCTCGAGTCTGAGCTCTTCGGCCATGAGCGCGGCGCGTTCACCGGCGCGCTGGCGGCGAAGGTCGGGCGGATCGAGCAGGCCGACGGTGGAACGCTGTTCCTCGACGAAGTGGGCGAGATGAGCCCCAAAACCCAGGTGGACTTCCTTCGAGTCCTCCAAGAACGGGACTTTCGCCGAGTCGGGGGGACCTACCCGGTCACGGTCGATGTTCGCTTCATCGCGGCAACCAACAAGGACCTCGAGGCGGCCGTCAAACGGGGCGCGTTCCGGGAGGATCTGTATTACCGACTCGCCGTAGTGCCGATCATCCTGCCACCGCTTCGCGAACGCACGGAAGACCTTCCCGTACTGGCGACCGCATTTCTACGGGAGTTCTGCACCCGGTACGATCGACCGGAGAAGGCCTTCTCGGCGCCGGCGCTCCAGGCGCTCCGCGAGTACGCGTGGCCGGGCAACGTCCGCGAGCTTCGCAATCTCGTCGAGCGGCTCGTCGTGACCGTTCCCGATCGGGTAGTCCGCCCCGTCCACCTGCCCTCCACGATCCTGACCGGCGAGCGCCCTGAACACAGTCTGACGATCCCGTTGGGCATCCCACTCCACGTCGTCGAGGAACAGGTGATCCGTCGAACCCTCGGTGCGATCACCGCGAACCGGGAGCGGGCAGCCAAGGTCCTCGGCATCAGTCCGCGCGCGCTGCACTACAAGCTGCGGCAGTACGGGATCGAGAAGTTGTCGCGCGAGCGATCCGAGGAGGAAGAGTCGCCTCGGGCAACCCATCAGTAACCCCCGGGCCTCCCTCCCTGCCCCTCGAGCCAGCTGGTCCCCGTCGGACCGGCTGCAACTCTTGCGGTCCGTTTCCGAGCCTCGGCCGGCCGCATCGCCCCGTTCGGTGTGAGTCCCGGATACTAAGTCCCCGTCCCGCCGAGAGTTTCTGGCGTCACCTCCCACCGGCACGCGAATTGCCCTGCAGGGGCGCGAGGCCGTATGGCGTTACTGTGTGCCCCAACTCCGGTGGCTGCCGCCGTGGGCGTCTCGCCATGACGCGCCGGCAGCCGCCAGATGCTCCACCACGCCGCACGGACTGCGGCCGCTGCCGCCGGTGGTGGTCGCCACAGAGGGGATAGCGGGTGGACACACTCATTGTGGTCGTCACGTGTGAGCTCTGCGGGCAAAGCTGGCAGCGACGGACTGTCTCGCCGGAGCAGGTGCTGGAGTGCATCTTCTGCGGCAGCCGTGGACGCCTGAGCATCGGCCCTGTCCAGGCGGATCTGAACGGGGTCCAGCATGCGGAAGCCCGGCTGCGCTGCCGGCGCGGGTCGCGCTGAGCCGCCGCCGCTGAGATAGGCCGTGGGCTTTTTCTTTGGCGCTGACGCAGAGCGGGCTCTGGGCGAGGACCTGACGCCGACGATCACCGCGGGGGAGTATCTCGAGGCGATGACCGATGTCATCCAGGAATTGACCGAGTCGCCGCGCGATCGATGTCACATGTGCATCCCCGGAATTCGCGCTCTCGCAGCGGGCTTCGCGGGGCGGGCGACCCTCGTGTTCTCGACTCACGTGCGCCGCCACCTGAGCGACGAGCATACCTACCGCCTGCTGGGGCTCGCGCACCTCACCTGGGGGAACGATCGGTTGGCGGTGAAGCATCTCGAGATCGCGCTCGGCCTTCTGCGCCGCAGGGCTGTCCGGGCCATAAGCCTGCGTGACAAGTTACGCCTCCAGTGTGAAGCGGCGCTATTGCGGACCGTGCTCATCCGGTTGTACTCCCGGCTCGGTGAGGTCCAGGCTGTGCGGTGGCTCGTCCGCGAGGGAGAGGAGTTGCTCTGAACCCCGACCAATAGGGAGGAGGGTCGCTGCTGTGAACCGAAGGCGAGGACTGACTCTGAGTATTGCGCTGTTGGGGACGGCGCTGCTCCTTGCGGGGTGCCCCAAGAAGTCGAGCCCGACGCCGGGTGGCAGTGCCGC
This window harbors:
- a CDS encoding diadenylate cyclase, which codes for MARWQTAFDFVVLAGAIYLLLRWARDARAFRVTFAILGLAAGAVLARQLELLITSWILALASLAALVLVLIVLQNELRHALMRLDVVAWLLRRRQGTTERLVQVISTAAFSLAQARRGALIVLSGRDPADELVDGGVPLGGEVSQEILEAIFRKVSPVHDGAAIVQGERISRVAVILPLTQRRDVPRGYGTRHRAALGLAERCDAIVIVVSEERGTVSLAHGGEIATIQSPEELAQRVRELRAPPTAATGTRWRRLLLADYRLKAVAFGLAGVLWTASFLLGGTSIRSVTAGVEFRNVPADLEIAQLSVQVVQVQLRGSPWVLESFGMTPLVARFDLAGTREGTLTLRVQPGTLGLPPGLEIQRVFPPTVTIQLVPRRAPLRR
- a CDS encoding ATP-binding protein, encoding MLRPAPARSLLGYVPLRLAASVFLLFALLLAAAVVVGIQFERYSLLSSGAIPSPEGLPGGLTWKDALKIVAILLTLAAAAILLFTTFQNYRSTTQTFERVKTLMRNVLESIPTGVLTLDSDGALTSLNSAAERLLGVRASMVVGRPLEDALQHTTELAAWVRAALSGRGLFQESDLSVSGAESRRLTLRVSAAELRNESNRFDGLVVLLRDVTEVSRLELQLRRADKLAALGTLAAGVAHEVKNPLHALGLNLHLLVQELGAPQPSKVELEDYLGILRAEIERIHQIVENFLRFSKPSIPEVKPLDLNALVERVLSLVGFEAAGHRVGIQTEFDPELDTIAGDEGQLAQVVLNLVINAMQAMPTGGNLTLTTRRDNGWGELTVRDTGEGIPHDVVPQIFDPYFTTRQGGSGLGLAIAHRIVEGHNGTIDVESKAGLGTTMVVRLPLAGRPMQAARSA
- a CDS encoding sigma-54 dependent transcriptional regulator; the encoded protein is MRGRILIVDDELNIRTALAKILEKAGHTVMTGESGERALSLLHEMSFDVILTDLKMVGTGGLDVLRAVKQGQPEAEVILLTAFGTIDSAVEAMKIGAYDYLTKPTDPDRLVHVLAKALEHKALREEVRQLRERAAVREAFEHIVGRSLRMCEVYERVRQVASTTATVLISGESGTGKELVARAIHNRSARKSGPFVTLNCGALPETLLESELFGHERGAFTGALAAKVGRIEQADGGTLFLDEVGEMSPKTQVDFLRVLQERDFRRVGGTYPVTVDVRFIAATNKDLEAAVKRGAFREDLYYRLAVVPIILPPLRERTEDLPVLATAFLREFCTRYDRPEKAFSAPALQALREYAWPGNVRELRNLVERLVVTVPDRVVRPVHLPSTILTGERPEHSLTIPLGIPLHVVEEQVIRRTLGAITANRERAAKVLGISPRALHYKLRQYGIEKLSRERSEEEESPRATHQ